A section of the Kluyveromyces lactis strain NRRL Y-1140 chromosome F complete sequence genome encodes:
- a CDS encoding uncharacterized protein (some similarities with uniprot|Q6Q5F4 Saccharomyces cerevisiae YPR015C Hypothetical ORF), which translates to MDKKMILPLPKSPKEMAENRGRATLSCNQFSLLPSIRNLVNYTDTDNFDDTPRTLPPITKLSISPPLTIADEKKVKAENKIDTSDAIFRPRAHSDSSCSSTDSLSELDFKQLQEKLLHDRPEPGYIHEWNQKQGRGARYKKKIHCKKCHICGKEFSRPSTLKTHIVVHSQAKPFKCTYLDCNKSYNVKSNLRRHEKKHKCHKC; encoded by the coding sequence ATGGAtaagaagatgattttaCCACTACCCAAGAGCCCAAAGGAAATGGCAGAAAATCGAGGCAGAGCGACACTAAGTTGTAACCAATTTTCGCTTCTTCCATCCATTCGTAACTTAGTAAACTACACAGACACAGACAATTTCGATGATACACCAAGGACGTTACCTCCAATAACTAAACTCTCGATAAGTCCCCCGTTGACCATTGCCGATgagaaaaaagtaaaagCTGAAAATAAGATAGACACAAGTGACGCAATATTTAGGCCCAGAGCCCACTCAGACTCTTCATGCTCTTCCACAGATTCATTGTCTGAGTTAGatttcaaacaattgcAAGAAAAGCTACTGCACGATAGACCAGAACCCGGGTACATCCACGAATGGAACCAAAAGCAAGGACGTGGGGCTCGttacaagaagaaaatacacTGTAAGAAATGCCACATTTGCGGGAAAGAATTCTCTCGTCCAAGCACTTTGAAAACACATATAGTGGTGCATTCACAGGCGAAACCGTTCAAATGTACATATCTTGATTGTAACAAGAGCTACAATGTCAAGAGCAATTTACGAAGACACGAGAAGAAACACAAGTGCCACAAGTGTTga
- the KNS1 gene encoding serine/threonine protein kinase KNS1 (similar to uniprot|P32350 Saccharomyces cerevisiae YLL019C KNS1 Nonessential putative protein kinase of unknown cellular role member of the LAMMER family of protein kinases which are serine/threonine kinases also capable of phosphorylating tyrosine residues), protein MTMASKNFAAKRKRTRTLEGINESSTLRSQYMDGHMSDPIMTAAAAAAAAAAADVSTSSASNTGRMQNPFIEEFMSSNNDPMTADSLRGTLLLDVDRQGQNSGSFVTGIAANNRNSKQNENGNGFDLVDLDDSAVEFVNSVNYTSAKKVKKQRTVSLPQLPHARLLYEPRNTDRRTQNDDELLHVSGTTTQTVDGNKLIKLPLIRSLSPVPVADFRLGKNGGMQNNNQDQNFDISNSASKSPSRFTKILKKSPLLGSHQDKLRSMDRFKTDEEGHYVYQENDIFAKNRFQAMQLLGQGTFGKVVKCKDYLNDITVAVKIIRAVDRYRQAAKTELRVLQTIKENDRSGQYQCLLLREFFDYKNHICLVTDLYGRSVYDFMTNNGYARFPGSHVQAIGKQLVRSVCFLHDLGIIHTDLKPENILICDETCVEQSLPMEIIDSLTERRKLASGGKRKILINPEVKLIDFGSAVFYNEYHPPVVSTRHYRAPEIVLGLGWSFPCDIWSIACVLVELVTGESLYPIHENTEHMAMMQRINNEKFPKKMVEKMFFKVENKYGSIPTDLQTSVVKYFDRQTGELRWPLRNSKGQVITKEKSWKRILATCDRLDVFISKKLQMDYGSWLEIHWDMQLEDNWRLILSKNIDSRNIDKNVFMFWYYFVDLCRKMFEFDPTKRITAKEVIEHEWFNIGILDEGISHYGRL, encoded by the coding sequence ATGACGATGGCCTCAAAGAATTTTGCTGCcaagaggaaaagaacCAGGACTTTGGAAGGCATTAATGAAAGCTCGACACTGAGATCACAATATATGGATGGACACATGTCAGATCCTATAATGACGGCAGCTGCGGCCGCAGCCGCAGCCGCAGCTGCAGATGTCTCAACGTCTTCTGCTTCAAATACTGGACGGATGCAGAATCCGTTCATCGAGGAATTTATGTCATCCAACAACGATCCAATGACGGCAGATTCGTTAAGGGGCACGCTTCTGTTGGATGTTGACAGACAGGGCCAGAATTCAGGATCTTTTGTTACCGGTATCGCTGCTAATAATAGGAATAgtaaacaaaatgaaaacgGGAACGGATTTGATCTTGTAGATTTGGACGACAGTGCCGTGGAGTTTGTCAATAGTGTCAACTATACGAGTGCCAAAAAGGtaaagaagcaaagaacaGTCTCTTTACCACAATTACCGCATGCAAGACTACTCTACGAACCCAGAAATACGGATAGGAGGACACAGAATGATGACGAGTTATTGCATGTCAGCGGTACTACGACGCAAACTGTTGATGGGAACAAGTTGATTAAATTGCCATTGATCAGATCTTTGTCTCCGGTACCTGTTGCTGATTTCAGATTGGGAAAAAATGGTGGTATGCAAAACAATAACCAGGACCAGAACTTTGACATCTCAAATTCTGCCTCGAAATCTCCATCCAGGTTCACCAAAATTTTAAAGAAATCTCCGCTATTGGGCTCCCATCAGGACAAATTACGTTCTATGGATAGATTCAAAACTGATGAGGAAGGTCATTATGTATACCAGGAGAATGACATTTTTGCCAAGAACAGATTCCAGGCTATGCAGCTTTTGGGACAGGGTACTTTTGGGAAAGTGGTAAAGTGCAAGGACTATTTAAACGATATCACTGTTGCTGTCAAAATCATAAGAGCTGTCGATAGATATCGGCAAGCTGCAAAGACAGAACTACGTGTCTTGCAGACTATAAAGGAAAATGACAGGAGTGGCCAATATCAATGCTTGCTGTTGCGAGAATTCTTCGATTACAAGAATCACATATGCTTGGTCACTGATTTATACGGCAGGTCCGTGTATGACTTTATGACAAACAATGGATATGCAAGGTTCCCTGGTTCCCATGTTCAAGCTATCGGTAAACAGTTGGTACGTTCTGTGTGCTTCTTGCATGATTTAGGAATAATACATACTGATTTGAAACCGGAGAATATATTGATATGTGATGAAACTTGCGTGGAACAGTCACTTCCAATGGAAATCATAGACTCTTTAACtgaaagaaggaaactgGCTAGCGGtggaaagagaaaaatacTCATAAATCCTGAGGTGAAATtaattgattttggaagTGCTGTATTCTACAATGAATACCATCCACCTGTCGTTTCAACGCGTCACTACAGAGCTCCTGAAATTGTTTTAGGGCTTGGATGGTCTTTCCCATGCGATATCTGGTCAATAGCATGTGTATTGGTTGAGCTAGTTACTGGCGAGTCACTCTATCCAATTCATGAAAATACAGAGCATATGGCTATGATGCAACGTAtcaacaatgaaaaattcccTAAAAAGATGGTTGAAAaaatgttcttcaaagttgaaaacaagTATGGCAGCATCCCAACTGATTTGCAAACTTCAGTTGTAAAATATTTCGACAGACAAACAGGAGAATTAAGGTGGCCTCTCCGGAATTCAAAAGGTCAAGTCATTACCAAAGAAAAGTCatggaaaagaattttGGCAACATGTGACAGGCTGGATGTTTTTATCTCCAAAAAGTTACAAATGGACTATGGATCTTGGCTGGAGATTCACTGGGATATGCAGTTAGAGGACAACTGGCGTCtaattttatcaaaaaatATTGATTCCAGAAATATTGATAAGAACGTTTTCATGTTTTGGTATTATTTCGTTGATTTATGTCGTAAgatgtttgaatttgatccAACGAAAAGAATAACGGCGAAGGAAGTGATTGAACATGAGTGGTTCAACATTGGGATTTTAGATGAAGGTATTTCACACTACGGAAGATTATAG
- the NUP49 gene encoding FG-nucleoporin NUP49 (some similarities with uniprot|Q02199 Saccharomyces cerevisiae YGL172W NUP49 Subunit of the Nsp1p-Nup57p-Nup49p-Nic96p subcomplex of the nuclear pore complex (NPC) required for nuclear export of ribosomes) — translation MFGRSSSTGPPVGPSTGGGLFGNTGNQQSTSGGLFGNNNATSGNTGGGLFGNNNNTATQTGGGLFGSNPAGTNNNTNQTAGGLFGSSNNTATGSTGGLFGNSGAGSGGGLFGNKSAQPQTTGFGSSGTGGGLFGSKPAQPQTTGFGGSATGGGLFGSKPTTGGPFGNQQQQSQQSGLGMFGQTQNQFQQPPQQQIQQTQQSAINFINQLAITPMTKISELPIQIRQEIEQLDQFIRTQVSLSKHLEADLQDQTELLDSIPRDIKYLQKLHFNATRSLSSDLKRIDAIKTLVDKDVKQLENFAIMLQQLVSKGFKISNVEIDKFFQEKLITYKHKLNDYNDTLSNIDDAVSGLENDLFGNDSSEDDDTKVGVNIIVSVLIEEFKLFMDTAERIAELHQKCKEIIVK, via the coding sequence ATGTTTGGccgttcttcttctacagGTCCTCCAGTAGGACCAAGCACAGGAGGAGGATTATTTGGGAATACGGGCAACCAGCAAAGCACTAGCGGTGGTCTTTTTGGTAATAACAATGCCACATCAGGTAACACTGGAGGAGGGTTATTTGgaaacaataacaatacAGCGACACAGACTGGCGGAGGATTATTTGGCAGTAATCCAGCAGGcaccaacaacaatacGAACCAAACCGCAGGAGGACTTTTCGGAAGTTCTAATAATACAGCCACTGGCTCCACAGGTGGCCTATTTGGTAACTCAGGAGCCGGGTCTGGCGGAGGCTTATTCGGGAATAAGTCAGCACAACCACAGACCACTGGTTTTGGAAGCTCTGGAACTGGAGGAGGATTATTTGGATCCAAACCAGCACAACCACAGACTACCGGTTTCGGAGGCTCTGCAACTGGTGGAGGATTGTTTGGATCCAAACCAACTACCGGAGGCCCATTCGgaaatcaacaacagcaatcCCAACAATCTGGTTTAGGAATGTTTGGACAAAcacaaaatcaatttcaacagcCACCACAACAACAGATACAACAGACTCAACAGAGTGCCATTAATTTCATTAACCAATTAGCTATCACGCCGATGACCAAGATATCGGAGCTTCCGATTCAAATTCGTCAAGAAATCGAACAATTGGACCAATTCATTAGAACGCAAGTGTCTTTATCCAAACATCTTGAAGCTGATCTACAAGATCAAACTGAACTATTGGATTCAATCCCTCGTGACATCAAGTATCTACAAAAATTGCATTTCAACGCAACAAGATCACTATCATCAGATTTGAAACGAATCGATGCCATCAAGACACTAGTGGATAAAGATGTTaaacaattggaaaattttgCTATAATGTTGCAACAACTAGTCAGTAAGggattcaaaatatcaaacGTTGAGATAGATAAGTTCTTCCAGGAAAAATTAATCACATACAAACACAAATTAAATGACTACAACGACACTCTAAGCAATATTGACGACGCAGTGTCAGGTCTAGAGAATGATCTCTTTGGGAACGATTCATccgaagatgatgatacCAAGGTCGGTGTTAACATTATCGTCAGCGTTCTAATCGAAGAGTTCAAACTATTCATGGATACAGCTGAAAGAATAGCAGAACTGCATCAGAAGTGTAAAGAAATAATAGTTAAATAG
- the VIR1 gene encoding Vir1p (weakly similar to uniprot|P53185 Saccharomyces cerevisiae YGL036W Mtf1 Two Hybrid Clone 2) — translation MDGISSISLQPIQNLDGLFRILAAKETDDLHRINVWYKLLEILRVAGNQAVCIDQSVCDNLLSRLLVSVSMVDAVEEGIDLFGVAFTYCSVNESLQTLVFQFISQLEENSNLNLLFLKTCSLRPHKDHVPGFYDIIFQLQTFKTLDAKVMRFLDLNLGDVILNSWIPSWKSWIDSFRNNCKDFDVVHFLVQERILIKTVQRHELDMAIANFQVYPRRLKALLNIKTEATQYLSLKFIRRSLKFFKWLNKDLQGTVISFSSNSMNNHTFEQLFHDNGEFYLQVIMEIVDHPELELLEESHLLLLLRVSLGHVWEKCIMSNQISEVHHTLGKMGTTQSLPSLINLLQYILSKYCINVMECINNGYEMETNSLWYRQLTNLAIPAWFEDLSPKIPPVSRAVFGFDDNRIEKGQMINSFQENFSNIFECMQLTLSLNGALLTYYGNIGLNPLCLGSQAMSNCISDVQNKTVSMHFTIYFVPLFTVLLLSQKLLETDGASRTFLNTEAALVDAKQLFRQSIKQIECIIDNHGNNGLYHLIKFVSQVSIESLLFQDISMIILRHIFFESDGQWILQLCLANELTTHGLLDYIVLWNDGSKLYSPFFTEIFKQPQPEILRKTVVLGDLFELLMEKTKQPSKEGISHPKVRSKFNTNASSFVPQDTSMHTRTPKKIEQSPQYPVHPSLSSYGFKPVSVRTTSGVSAGMNTSFADCFSGVFNSDQQSKAQMVQNWSSPPPVSQYNQVNSTKLVNTGKSYILGGHNRAVNNSRTKSVHVDDFEQR, via the coding sequence TACAACCAATTCAGAATTTAGATGGCTTATTTCGGATATTGGCGGCTAAAGAGACAGACGATTTACACAGGATTAATGTTTGGTATAAATTACTTGAAATATTAAGAGTAGCCGGGAATCAAGCGGTATGTATCGATCAATCGGTATGTGACAATTTATTGTCCAGATTATTGGTTTCTGTTTCTATGGTTGATGccgttgaagaaggtattGATTTGTTTGGAGTAGCGTTTACTTATTGTTCCGTAAATGAATCACTTCAAACACTTgtatttcaattcattagtcaacttgaagaaaattctaatttgaatttattattCCTTAAGACTTGCAGTTTACGACCCCATAAAGATCATGTTCCCGGGTTCTACGATATAATTTTCCAATTACAGACTTTCAAAACATTGGATGCAAAGGTAATGCGATTCTTAGACCTTAACTTGGGAGATGTCATATTAAATTCATGGATTCCGTCTTGGAAATCGTGGATCGACTCTTTTAGGAATAATTGTAAAGATTTTGACGTTGTTCATTTTTTGGTACAGGAAAGAATACTAATTAAAACTGTGCAACGTCATGAATTGGATATGGCAATTGCAAACTTTCAAGTTTATCCTAGAAGGTTGAAGGCCTTATTAAATATTAAGACGGAAGCCACACAATATCTATCTCTCAAATTCATTAGAAGATCCTTAAAGTTCTTTAAATGGTTGAATAAAGACTTGCAAGGAACTGTCATATCTTTTTCCAGCAATTCTATGAACAATCACACCTTCGAACAACTCTTTCATGATAATGGAGAATTCTATTTGCAAGTGATCATGGAGATTGTCGATCATCCGGAACTAGAACTCTTAGAGGAATCTCATCTGTTACTGTTACTAAGAGTTTCTTTGGGACATGTGTGGGAAAAGTGTATCAtgtcaaatcaaatatcaGAAGTGCACCATACTCTTGGAAAAATGGGAACAACGCAGTCATTGCCGTCTTTAATTAACCTTTTGCAATATATTTTATCGAAATACTGTATTAATGTAATGGAATGCATTAATAACGGTTatgaaatggaaactaATTCCCTTTGGTACAGACAATTAACGAACTTGGCCATCCCAGCATggtttgaagatttgagTCCAAAGATTCCACCAGTATCTAGGGCagtatttggatttgatgaCAACAGGATTGAAAAAGGACAAATGATTAACAGTTTTCAAGAGAACTTTAGTAACATTTTTGAGTGTATGCAACTCACTTTATCTTTAAATGGAGCACTTTTAACCTACTATGGAAATATTGGCTTAAATCCACTATGTCTCGGATCGCAAGCTATGTCAAATTGCATTTCTGATGTACAAAATAAGACAGTATCAATGCATTTCACAATTTACTTCGTTCCTCTTTTTACAGTGCTTTTGTTATCCCAAAAATTACTCGAGACTGACGGCGCTAGTAGGACTTTTTTGAATACTGAAGCAGCTCTAGTAGATGCAAAGCAGTTATTCAGGCAATCTATTAAACAAATTGAGTGTATCATTGACAATCATGGGAACAATGGATTGTACCATCTTATCAAGTTTGTGTCCCAGGTAAGCATAGAAAGTTTGCTCTTTCAGGACATCTCTATGATAATATTACGCCATATCTTCTTTGAGAGTGATGGACAATGGATCTTACAGTTATGCTTAGCAAATGAACTGACAACTCATGGTTTGCTTGATTACATCGTATTATGGAATGATGGATCAAAATTGTATAGTCCTTTCTTCACAGAAATCTTCAAGCAACCGCAACCAGAAATCCTTAGAAAAACAGTAGTACTTGGTGACTTGTTTGAGCTACTTATGGAAAAAACGAAACAACCATCCAAGGAAGGCATTTCACATCCTAAGGTAAGATCAAAATTCAACACTAACGCAAGCTCTTTCGTTCCACAAGATACTAGTATGCATACCCGCACACCGAAGAAGATTGAACAAAGTCCACAATATCCCGTGCATCCTTCTCTCAGCAGCTATGGATTCAAACCTGTCAGTGTTAGAACAACATCCGGGGTTTCTGCAGGTATGAATACTTCGTTTGCAGATTGCTTTTCGGGAGTGTTTAACAGCGATCAGCAATCAAAAGCCCAGATGGTGCAGAACTGGAGCTCCCCACCTCCAGTGTCACAATACAATCAGGTAAACTCCACGAAACTTGTTAATACTGGCAAAAGCTACATCCTAGGCGGGCATAATAGAGCAGTCAATAATAGCAGGACTAAAAGTGTACatgttgatgattttgagCAGCGTTGA
- a CDS encoding uncharacterized protein (no similarity) → MAEVKDRCTSVDGNDTWGVVGGVDGTYSIRDLDAGEMDDILSVTSSDLEDSAVLQNKKGSVNHSNNTTSLSTPLDSLSNVAPAKTTARSNTWTARLTKLQSVILGISLVAGLINMGLLTVFIRDINSFTKNNELECSSLAFKDRLACQFDAYMGHRAHAYEAAYVKKTPLPSTLASYYPSFPSLEQYYEVCQKKLKFTYAATSNWVSTTVRRENFESVKEWTKNAKETAEDRITAFYSLTKQRFDSYKETQWPRQRQSLFKFRVNLQAAIHRYQRKMRKMYPLEFPHLRKFSVPRIWYKSSDKLRHQYHKILDLLRVRM, encoded by the coding sequence ATGGCTGAAGTAAAAGATAGATGTACATCAGTGGATGGAAATGACACTTGGGGGGTCGTTGGTGGTGTGGACGGTACATATTCCATCAGGGATCTTGACGCTGGTGAAATGGACGATATTTTATCGGTGACAAGCAGCGACTTAGAGGATTCCGCAGTGTTGCAGAATAAGAAAGGGAGCGTTAATCATAGTAACAATACTACGTCGTTATCCACGCCACTGGATTCATTATCCAACGTTGCGCCTGCAAAGACAACAGCAAGGAGCAATACATGGACAGCGCGCTTGACGAAACTTCAATCCGTTATTCTTGGAATTTCGTTGGTGGCCGGTCTCATCAACATGGGCCTCTTGACCGTTTTCATCCGTGATATTAACAGTTTTACTAAAAACAACGAGTTAGAGTGTAGTTCACTAGCTTTCAAGGACAGATTGGCTTGTCAATTTGATGCATACATGGGCCATAGGGCCCATGCATACGAAGCAGCATACGTGAAGAAAACGCCACTTCCATCCACTTTAGCATCATATTACCCTAGCTTCCCTTCTCTTGAGCAATATTACGAAGTATGtcagaagaagttgaaatttACTTATGCAGCAACTTCTAACTGGGTCAGTACAACGGTGAGGCGTGAAAACTTCGAAAGCGTTAAGGAATGGACGAAGAATGCGAAGGAAACAGCAGAAGACCGGATCACTGCTTTCTACTCGCTAACTAAACAGAGATTCGATAGCTACAAGGAGACGCAATGGCCCCGTCAACGACAATCACTATTCAAGTTCAGAGTAAATTTACAAGCTGCTATCCATAGGTACCAGAGAAAAATGAGGAAAATGTACCCACTTGAATTCCCACATTTGCGCAAGTTTTCCGTGCCTAGGATTTGGTACAAATCCTCTGATAAGCTTCGCCACCAATACCATAAAATACTTGATCTCTTAAGGGTAAGAATGTGA